Below is a genomic region from Triticum dicoccoides isolate Atlit2015 ecotype Zavitan chromosome 5A, WEW_v2.0, whole genome shotgun sequence.
GTTAAGGGGGAAGAAGCCCAAGGTAGAAGACAAACAACAACCATTCGATGAAGATCCAACGTTGCTCGAGCAGTGGCGTCATAGTCGAAGGCGGGAAGAGGGTTGACAGGTGTGGGTGGTGGTGCGATGGCTCGCTGAAAAAATCTGGTCACCGGGGTGGTCCACAGGGATAGTCGAGGGTGGCGACAGGGGAGGGCAGGGAAGCAACGCGGTCGGGGGTGGTGGCGATGGGTGGATCAACCGGTTGTAGTTGGCGGTTCAGTAGGAGGAAGAGGTCAGGGGTAGAGGATAAACAACAACCATCCGACTAAAGACCCAACAACCCTCATAAATCAACTTTGCATCAAATTTTCATAGTTTGACATATAACTGACATATTTAGAATATTTTTgatcatatttatatgaaaaaataccatcttaTGCAATACTAAAGTTATACATTATAAAAATTGAACTCGTGATgtgcatctaatgatattgattccgtattgtgattttttttgtattttctataaagttggtaaactttacaaagtttgactttagacaaatcttatatgcgagtAAAAGGACCGGAGTGAGTACTATGTTGCTTTCTACATGTCTTCTTATGGCCTTATTAAGGATCTTCATTTCTATGGGTTTAAACACAAGATGTTATTTTTGTAGCACATTTCTGATAAGTTTTTCTTCTATAAAGCTATAATTTCAAGCACATTCTAAAAATATAAGTGGGATTTGGTGAGAAGTAATCATTGTGTTTGTTCATAATCTATCAGACACGACAACGTTCATGTCGAATGTGTTCTAGAAATGTTCTTTGATAAATATGTTTTTAGCTATTAATATTTTAGTATGGTCGTAAATTTATCAATTCACATATCACTTCGATAAACAATTTTTAGTTGGGAGaatcaagaaagaaagaaaagaagagcGCTTCAAGGGTAAAAAGGTAGTTGCCGATGCATCCCATCGTGCAACATGGTAAGTAAAGTATTTTGtctattgttatcatggtttattgttgtttctaatagctccacttgtagatttatcttccctaTGCATTCATCGGCTGATACATCTTGTACGTCATCGACAAAGAGGCACGTCGTCTATATATTATGAaccctattcaaacatcacaatcgTCAGAGGATAAAAATTTGAGGCATGCACTAAAATTAAAAAGTTTTGCAAAGGATTTCAAAGAAGCACTCAAAATAAAGCTGTCTGGTTGGAATTCCGATATATCTAAATGGCAATGTTTATTTCCGTTTAATATTCCAACAAGTATAGATGGTAATGaattcataagaatttttttatttttgttatcactatattttttatttattaattTAAAAAATTGCAGGAATGTGTTTgcctattttgtttttcattttatgctctgGTGGAACGGTAAAGAATTGGTCAAGCCGGTTTGCACGGTGAGTATTGTCCGTTACATGTTTTAAGACCTTTGGCGTGAACTTCTCATACTAACTATATATATTTGTTTGTGCAGAATGGGTATGGGTTGAGGAAGCAGTTTTTACTATACTTGCTAAAACGTCGTGGGAATGAAGCTAAAGAAAACTTTCCAGATATTGTGAAAGAATTTCTTAAGTGCATCATCTAGATATTGATAGTTTTGTAACAGATGTTTAGTTCGAACATCGCTCAATTTGTTACATGGACATGTTGTTAATCTTTAGTTTTGTTATCAATTTACATTACAAAATTGGACTTCAATTATTCAATAATTGTGTTTGTGTTATATCGTTTATACATATGAAATTTAACATGTAACTTTTGCGAACTATtttaagagcccgtggcaacgcacgggcactctactagttaggagtagagatatgcaaataaaattcttctaGCAAAAAACCCCACCTAATTAATCtaagttttgcatttttttcataagatatttaatagcagcatgatcagtgtgaacaattactttagaaccaacaatataagatctgaatttatcacatgcaaatacaactactaaaaattatttctcagtagtagcataatttttttgagtactgtctagagttttactagcataatggatgacattcaatttcttatcaattctttgtcctaaaacaacaccaacatcatagtcactagcatcacacataattttaaaaggcaagttccaatcagatgATTGAACATGCTATGTTTGAACTCCAATACATTTTGCCTCTTGCAAAAATTGTTTTTGGGatacaatattttttattaaaataATTCCGGGATGCCGTCAATGAGTTTTGGGGGACAGCCGGTTGCGGTATGTGCCAGAGATGTTCCAACCCGAAAAGAAATGGGCCCTACGACGTTCGCGGCCCATAACAAGCAAAGTGTTCTTCTATAACTCATTCACTCAGAAAAAAAAGGAACCCCCTCAAatcaaagaaaaaagaagaagaagagggacccAAGCGCACATTCcgcttgttttctttttctttccctCTCCTCTCATCTAGGGTTTCCCTAATCCCAGCCGTCACCATGCCACCCCGTCCTCCAGGCAGCCtcggccgcggccgcggccgcgggcTCGGATCCCCCGTCGCCAACCCCGTGCCAACCAGTCTCGGCGCCGGCGGCCGTCACCTTCCGCGCCACCGCGTACTGCACTTTGATGTTCCCATCATCAACGGGCGAGAGATTATTTCAGTCGATTCGAATGGGCCACTCACCGCAGCTCGTTCTAGCTCGGAcgacgggccagtgatctttgtggACGTAGATATGGACGGGAGCTTCTTGACGGACCATGATATTCCTGGCGAACCATTTGAAAGCATGGACCAACTCATCCACGCGGCCAGTGTCCACTTGCTCGTCGCCTCCTGCTGTGATCTGTCTCGGTATGCCCCTCCCGATGCCTtcatcgtcagttttctttttgcgATCTACTCGAAATCGAGTTGTTTTGCGAATCGATATATGGGGATTGATTGCTTTGGGAAGCGCGGCTGGAGGGTTGTCGCATAGATCCCTCTGTATTTCTATCCATGTTGTAAGGCCCCAGTAGATGATGACAGATCTGCCCGCTTTTTTGGCTGGCCATAGCACGATGATAATATGTAAATCCATCTCCTAAGATGTTATCCATCTCCCAAGAAATATTAATCGTTCTTCTGCTAACTGAACCTGCTTGTTCCACTTCAGATATGAGGGAGGCACTGCATCTTCACAGATGCCTGTTTCAGAACTCCAGCATCTCCACTATGAAGCAACCTGTGATCAGCCGTATGACCACTACGCCTCCTCTGTGTTATTTATTCCTAGTCTACTTGATACCCAATTGATTTGTTTATCGGTGTATGCTTGATTGGGCGCCTAGGGGGTTCTCGTACAGAGTTATGATTGGATTTCTCTCTGGTAGATTAGAAGCTACCTGTATATTTCTGGCATCTCTATAAGTTTTTATAAGGATTTTTTATCTATTTACTTGGCCATTGCGCAATGTTAATATGAATTATTCAGTCATCCCCCAAAACCATTTGTTGTTGTGCTGACCTTGCCTGCTTGTTTCCATTCAGCTGCGAGGCGGAGGATCATGCGCCTGCATGCTCACAAACACCACCTTGGTGAATATGCCCCACTTTCACTTTGAATTTATTGATTTTCTATTACTAGGGCTTGGCAGTGAAGTCAGTGTTTTGCAACAGGAAGCGGAAGAAAGTAGATTTATGGCATGGACAGGACCTCTCATCCTCGAAGGACTTGCTCAACACTATAACATTGCAGGAATCATCCACTGCGACTTCCTCGTCCTCTGTGCAGATGCAGGCTCAGCCTTGGTGCTGTCTTTCATCATCACCTATTTGGACATTGGCCCAGTTTGATTGGGGAATCATATTTTTCACCAGGGTCGACCTGAAGGGTTCTTTCCACACAAATCCTCATGTGGGTGGGCCATTTCAGAGCTTACAGGATGCTTACAATGCTATCGACCTTTATCTAAAGGAACATCAGGATCCAACAATGTAACCTTCCTGAACTTCATTCTAGACTTCATTGGTTTATTCATCTTGTTTTGTATGTACACTTGCAGCTGATTACGTTCAAACAGGGAGATGTTGTGAATCAGACAGGGCGATCTTGTGACTTTCCTATGTGATTTAGTCCTTGAAAGATAATCACAATTGATACATCCATGGATCAGGAATAGAACGAGTTGACAGAAAAAAAACATCCTACGTTATTTATTATTTTGTGCTTTGGGAGAAACATTTTCTTATGATATTTTGTGAGAGTTGTCTAGATACTGAATAAATCTTAAGCACAGCTGAGCTTACCAAACTGCATATAGATACTATGCTGCCACTTTGTATGTAGGTACAATTTTATTTGGATTGTCTGGTACAACTTCCTTTCCTCGTGAACAAAACAATGGTGATATCTTTTTATAGTGCGCCAAGAACTCATAGGCATGCAAATGTTCAGTTTTGTATCTTGCTTTTGCTGATTATTACTGCCCCTAAGCTACCTTAGAGGTAACTTGGAAGCTGTTTGATCCTACCGAAGACACAAACTGCTAGTTCACTCTAAACCTATGTTGAGCTGATTAATGTCgacatataatactccctccgtaaagaaatataagtgtTTAGGTCACTAATAGATCACTACTTCTATTAGTgacctaaacactcttatatttcattacggagggagtacttaatatCACTCCATATTCTCCTCTTCACTGAAAACTACTAATCTTATGCTAATGCTCTGATTTAAACTAGGTTCACTGGTGTTTCTCGACTGGAAAGGGTAGTAAGGCTATCTCTTAACTATCCTGATGGCACAAGGAAGAAGCTTTTGGAATCGCAACAAATGGATGAAAGGCGTGATTGGAAGCGCCAGTTGGTTCAAACTTTGGTGGACAAGCATAATGATTACCACCATCTTTCAGGGGTTTGATCTCTGCCCCTCTCTCCCGcactcatttttcttttcttttctccaaGGTTGCATAACAGTTGGTTGCTGATCAGATTGATGTTTCTTAATTTCAGGATCTTGCATATGAACTCAAAGATGTTGTGTTCTTGAAATCAGTTGCTGGGGGCAATGGCCATAGGTACTATCATATCAATTTGACTATGAAGACTAAAGGAGCTGATGATTCTAACTGTGGTGGCGGAGATCTTTTCTTTGCTGAGGTCAAAATCAAGGGGGGAGAATATGTAGAACTGGTGGTCAGCTGTTTCTGCATGGTTGAACCTACTGACAACGGTATCGTGTACTCTTCTTTTGACCTACATATCTTTCAAATATCTCATCACTTATCCTTGAGCGCATTTGGAATATCTCAAACTGGTCCTTGTGGCAACGTAATATCCACGTGCACATGCTTTTTTCTTTCCCCTCTTAATTGTCAGTCATTCCCTGTGGTTGTGCTTTGTTGATTTACTCGGCGGTTCACTGACAGTCTTGCCAAAAATAAATAAAGGTCATTGCTATGGTTGTGATGTGAAGCACCCCAACAATTCTGCTGCATATACTGGCGCCAAAGCTAGCTCTCAGTGTGTATGTTCTCTGTTTGGTAATATGGGATTGCCGGTCCGCGACGAAAGCGTACGTATAATGATGACTTTATTTGTTCCCACTTTGTTGCTCTGTTCATAATTAACTTCAATGTCTGTACAGTTGGAAGAGGAGGAAAGAAGGGTAAGGCGTTTCTACGAGACCCAGGTAACGAATGACACTTCTTATGCGGCAGCATAGTACCATTTGCAGCAACATGATGTTGGTTCCTTGGTCGATTGTTCTTTGCTTGTGTGTTGTATTTTTGTTTAGGGTCTCGATGATCCGGATTTCGTGGAGAAAGAGAGAGCGAGGGCACAGATACCAGTCAAACCATTCAGCCCTGCTGATTGTGTGCTTGAATATCGGGCCGTGCCAACTACGAGGGAAGACTAAGTTAAGTAGGGCGCTCAAGTGGAAGGCTATGGAATCCCTTTTGAACTTTCATGTGACTGAAGGAACATAGTACTGTACAGTATGTTTTAGACCTTTAGTGTTAAGCTTGTCAGGCTGTAGGCTCAAGTATGTTCTGTTGCTAAGACACCAAAAGGGAAAGGACGTTTGGCTTGAGATGTTAGTGGTTGCTCATCAGAATTGGATCCAGAGACAAAATCTGATTGGCTGTCTTTCAAATTCGAAACCACTTgctgcttctgtttagatgtgaatGGATTTACAGGTCAAAGCGAGCACAAACCAAACA
It encodes:
- the LOC119303267 gene encoding uncharacterized protein LOC119303267; translated protein: MPPRPPGSLGRGRGRGLGSPVANPVPTSLGAGGRHLPRHRVLHFDVPIINGREIISVDSNGPLTAARSSSDDGPVIFVDVDMDGSFLTDHDIPGEPFESMDQLIHAASVHLLVASCCDLSRYEGGTASSQMPVSELQHLHYEATCDQPCEAEDHAPACSQTPPWKRKKVDLWHGQDLSSSKDLLNTITLQESSTATSSSSVQMQAQPWCCLSSSPIWTLAQFDWGIIFFTRVDLKGSFHTNPHVGGPFQSLQDAYNAIDLYLKEHQDPTMFTGVSRLERVVRLSLNYPDGTRKKLLESQQMDERRDWKRQLVQTLVDKHNDYHHLSGDLAYELKDVVFLKSVAGGNGHRYYHINLTMKTKGADDSNCGGGDLFFAEVKIKGGEYVELVVSCFCMVEPTDNGHCYGCDVKHPNNSAAYTGAKASSQCVCSLFGNMGLPVRDESLEEEERRVRRFYETQGLDDPDFVEKERARAQIPVKPFSPADCVLEYRAVPTTRED